GGCCGCCGAGTAATAGCCCTGGCGGTTGAGATAGCCGCCGACCCAGCCAGAGGTGTACCAGTTGATATATTCATAGGCGGCGTCGAGCTGGGCGCCCTCGAGATGGGCAGCCAGGCCGAGGCCACCGCCCCAGGAGCGATAGCCTTCCTTGAGCGGCTGGTACTTGCAGGCAATGCCCTTGGAGCGCACGGCAGCGACAGCCGGCGACCACATGGACTGGATCACCACTTCGCCCGAGCTCATCAGGTTCACGCTCTCGTCAAAGCTCTTCCAGAAGGCGCGGAACTGGCCGTCCTGCTTGGCCTTGATCAGAAAATCGATGGTGGCATCGATCTCGGCGGTGGTCATGTTGCCCTTGTCGCCATAGGTGATATTGCCCATGGCTTCCATGATCATGGCCGCATCCATGATGCCGATGGACGGCACATTGATGATGGCGGTCTTGCCCTTGAAGGCCGGGTCCATGATGTCGGCCCAGGTGGTGATGTCGCGGCCGACCAGGTCGGGGCGTATGCCCAGCGTATCGGCATTGTAGATGGTGGGGACCATGGTGAACCAGCCGGTTTCGCCGGCGGCGAAGGTGGTGCTGTCGGGGCCATCGACAAAGCCCACGGTATGGGGCGCGGTGCCTTGGGCGATGACGCTGTCGGGCAGCAGTTTGCCGGTTTTGAACAGCGGCACGATCTTGTCGTAATAGGTCAGCTTGGACGTATCCATGGGCTGGATGACGCCCGAGGGGAACACCTTCTTGAGGATCCAGTATTCGATATCGGCAATGTCATAGCTGTCGGGCTGGGTGACGGCGCGCTGGGCAGCGGCGTCGGAATCGGTTGCCGTCATTTCCAGCGTGATGCCGAGGTCTTCCTTGCACTTTTCAGCAATGGCATTGAGGTTGGAC
This sequence is a window from Devosia beringensis. Protein-coding genes within it:
- a CDS encoding ABC transporter substrate-binding protein; translated protein: MTETTKTTGITRRNLLKTGAAAVAGTALGTGAITGFPTIWAQNPITLRQFGTGVSNLNAIAEKCKEDLGITLEMTATDSDAAAQRAVTQPDSYDIADIEYWILKKVFPSGVIQPMDTSKLTYYDKIVPLFKTGKLLPDSVIAQGTAPHTVGFVDGPDSTTFAAGETGWFTMVPTIYNADTLGIRPDLVGRDITTWADIMDPAFKGKTAIINVPSIGIMDAAMIMEAMGNITYGDKGNMTTAEIDATIDFLIKAKQDGQFRAFWKSFDESVNLMSSGEVVIQSMWSPAVAAVRSKGIACKYQPLKEGYRSWGGGLGLAAHLEGAQLDAAYEYINWYTSGWVGGYLNRQGYYSAAMDTAKEHMSPDEWGYWIEGKPAQGDILAPDGTVMEKAGAVRDGGSFEERMGKVACWNSVMDEDRYMVRRWNEFIAA